From Pelagicoccus sp. SDUM812003:
GACGCCAAGATCAGAGTCGCCCCTATTCGAGCGACCTAGTGGACTACCTAAGGGTGAAAGGTCCCTAGCGAAACCTGCTGCGTTCGCGTTGGGGTATAGTGGGCAAGGCGCCGGCCGCTCGCTCGCGCCCAGAGCGGAGCGTCGGACGAGCTTGTGAATAGCCGGCGAAGCGACCGTCTAGAGCGGCTTTGCGTAGCGGTTTCCCGCTCGGTCTTCGAAGATGAGGGACGTGTCGTTGAAGCCTCGCAGCACGAGGTCATACTCGATATCCACCACGTCGCCGATTCGCTTTATCTTTCCGTTCAGAAAAACGCGACTGGCCGCCCCGGACTTGCGAATGCCCTGGATGGTGAAGCTATCCACTTTCTCCTGAATCTGGATTCGCTCCTCGATCGAGATCTGAGGTTTGGCTGGTTCGGCCTCTCGAGCTTGATTCTCTAGCAGCATCTTCTGCACGGTGGAAATCTGCTCTTCCGACAGGGCGCCCAAGAGGGCTTGCACGACCTGTTCCTTTTCGGGAGGGACCGTTTGCTTCTCGACGCTAGACGTCGGAACGGGGTCCGCCCGCTCGGAAATGGGCTCGTCTTTGGCGCCTACGTCCGCGGCGAGCGTTTTGTCAGACCCTTCCAGATACTGTGATCCAAAATAGAAAAACGCTCCCGCCCCGATCGCCAGCGCCACTCCTAAGCCGGTGAATCCAACCAGCGCCGCGGTTAGATTGCCGCCGCGGCCTCTCCGGGCCATGGCTCGGCTGACCATAGGCGCGACGGGACGCGCATCGACATGTCGGCGCTGTTGTTCGAGTTTTAGGGCCTGGTTGATGAGGCTCATGTTCGCTGCTCTTAGTGGGTTCGTTGGCGAATGCGCGTAGCATTCCAGAATCTCTTACAACGGACAAAATCGCCCGCGGTTAAGGGGAGGGCGGCGATATGCGCCGAACCAGGCGCCGGGGATAGCGGACGGAAGCTGGACTCGAACCCGGTCCCGCTACTTGAAGTCCAGAGTCTTGATCTCCTTCAACGCCGCTCGCACGTCTCGCCAGGTCACGACCTCGCTGTTGCGGATATAGGAGGAAAGCAGGGACTTGTCGCAAATATTGTTCACGATGCGGGGGATTCCGCCGGATTTCCAGCTGATCCATCGAACGGCCCAGCTGGTGAAAAAGGGAATGCCTTGTCCGCCGGCCATGGCGATGCGGTGGTGAATGTATTGCTCGATCTGGATGCGGTTCAGAGGCTTGAGCTCCGTATGCACCAGAATGCGTTGGCGAAGCTGGCGCAAGCGCTCCTCGGCCAGGATCTCCTTGAATTCCGGCTGGCCCATCAGGATGATTTGCAGGAGCTTCTGCTTGTCGGTCTCTAGGTTGGAGAGCAGACGGAGCTGCTCCAGCAGCTCGAAGGTCAGGTTCTGAGCCTCGTCGATGATCAGCAGGATGTCCTTGCCCGCTTGAATCTTCTCCAAGAGCAGGTCGTTCACCTGCTGCACCAGACCGCTTCGGCTGCGGCTCATCGATCCCTCAGCTCCCAGTTCCTTCAGAATGGTCTTGAGAAGCTGCGTCTCCGTGATGCGGGGATTGAGGATGAGCGCGGTCTCGTATTTCTCGTCGTCGATCTCGTTGATGAAATGGCGACACAAGGTGGTTTTTCCGCAACCGACCTCGCCGGTCAGCACGATGAAGCCTTTCTTTTCCGCCACTCCGTATTTCAGGTGTTGGAGCGCTTCTTGGTGGGTGGGACTTAGGTAGAGAAAGTTCGGATCAGGAGTGATGTTGAAAGGCATCTCTCTGAGGCCGTAGAAACTTTGGTACATTGCCGCGAAATGTCGGGGAATTACCCGAGGCTTACAATTATTTTTTTGCAATACTTGCCGGGGTGACCGTAGATGAGCACGCTACCAATGAAGTCCACCCGGTTCGTAAACCTCTTATTCTCCATCGTCTTTCTGGCGGTCGCCGTTTTCGCTTCGGTATTCCTGTATCGGGATTATCAGCACTACGACAATTTGCGCACGCAGCAGACTCTTCTGGAGAAGCGCTTGGATAGCCTTGATGCCGAGCATGAGGAGCGTGAACAGCAGCTGCAAATGCTGAAGGGCGATACTGAATACATCGAAAGCGTGATTCGGGCGAAGCTCAAGTACGCCAAGGAGGACGAGACGATCTTTCGTTTCGAGAAATAGGCCTTTCCCCCTTTCGAGGGAGTATTGTGAAAGGTGTTCGACATTCGACATTTTTGTTGGAGCAATGAGGCGTCCTTTGCTTAGGCTTGCAGGAAAATCTTCGCACCCGACTTCACATCATGGAAATTCAGCAGCTATTCGAATCTCACGGTCAGAATCAGGTCTTTCGCTTCTGGAAAGAGCTATCCGAACAAGAGCGGTCCCAGCTCGTCTCTCAAGCCGAGGAGATCGATTTGCGCGAGCTGGACAATCTGGTCGATACCTTGGTGAAACGAAAAGGCGAGACCGCTCACCTCGACTACTCCAAGCTGCAGCCGGCTCCGTACCTCCCTATTCCCGAGGACCGATCGAAGGACGCTCAATGGCAGGAGGCGAAACGGATCGGAGAGGAGGCTCTGCGCGCGGGCAAGGTGGCGGCCTTCACCGTGGCAGGCGGACAAGGCACCCGTCTCGGATACGATGGGCCGAAAGGCACCTTCCCGGTGACGCCGGTGAAGTCCAAATCGCTTTTTCAGGTATTCGCGGAAAAGATACAGGCAGCTCGGGTTTGCTACCAGAGCTCTATCCCTTGGTTCATCATGACCAGCGATATCAACCACCAGGCGACGGTTTCGTTTTTCGAGGAGAACGACTATTTTGGCCTTGAGGCGGGTTCGGTTTCCTTCTTCCGCCAAGGACGAATGCCGGCGGTCGATTTCGAAGGAAAGATCATATTGGATGGAAAGGGCTCGATCGCCATGAGTCCGGATGGGCATGGCGGCGCTCTGCGGGCTTTGGATCGTAGTGGATCGCTGGATGCGATGCAAAAGGCGGGCATTGAAGCGATCAGCTATTTCCAGGTGGACAATCCGCTGGTGCAACCGGTCGACCCGTACTTCATCGGTTTCCACCTCAAGACTGGCTCTACCATGTCGAGCAAGATGCTGCCCAAGGCTTACGAGAAGGAAAAGCTTGGTCATTTCTGCGTATTGGACGGCACGACTCAGATTGTTGAATACAGCGATATGCCGGACGAGCTCTGCGCTTTGCGCGATGAGGATGGACAGCTTTCCTTCCGTGCGGGAAGTATCGCGATCCACGTTATCTCGCTCAGTTTCGCTCGTGATTTGGCCACGGGTGGCAGCGACCTCTCCTTGCCGTTTCACCGAGCGGACAAAAAGATTCCTTTCGTCGACGAGGCAGGGGAGATCCAAAAGCCGGATACGCCGAATGGAGTGAAGTTTGAAATGTTCGTTTTCGATGCGATCCCCTTCGCGAACAACCCGCTTATCATCGAGACCACCCGTCTCAACGACTTCAGCCCGGTGAAGAACGCCGAAGGCGTCGATTCGCCGGAAAGCTGCAAGGCGGACCAGGTCGCTCTATACAAGTCTTGGTTGGAGGCGGTCGGCGTTTCCGTGCCAGACGACTTCGCCCACAGCATCGAGATCTCGCCCCTGTTCGCGACCGACTCAGACAGTTTCGTGATGGCTTGGAGCCGGAAACCGCAGCGACTCGACTTCTCAGGCGATATTTACATATCCGGCTGATTCTGCGGGATTTGGGGGCTCTTTGCTGCCTTTGATGTATACCCTGAACGCCTGTTTAGGGGTAACTTCTTAGTCGAAAATAGGTAAAAGCTCAAGTGGTCTCACCGTGTGAATACTAGTTCATGCTCTTCCGCTTGCGATGGGGTATGACTTGCGGTCTAGTTTGCCGGTATCCTCCCTTCCTCCCAAGCAATGGCTTCCTCCCCGATTACCAGTCTGGTAGTTGAATCCGACCTACATCGAGCGAACCAGATTCTGTGCTCGTTGAGCGAATCGCAGGACCCTGTGTTCCACTGCGTTCATGTGCGGTCGCTCGCGGACGCGGAGCGCGTCTTTGAGGAGCGCGCGATCGACCTGATCGTTTCCCGAGTTTTCCTGCCCGGCTTTGAAGATGGCTCAGCGTTGGCGGCGTATCGATCGCGAATGCCTGGCGCCTTGCTCATCGCTCTCATCGAGGATGAGGAAAAGGGCGCGATGCTCGACGCGACACAGCAGCTCTCCGACGAGTGTCTCTTCTATCGAGACTTGGACAAACCCAGTTTGATGGAGGCGATCCGTCTCGCTTGGGAAAGGCGCGATTTGCTCGACGAGCTGAAGCTGCGGCAAACGAATCAGACAAGCGGTAAGGCGACTTACAAGGCTCTGCTGAACTGCATGGACGAGGCCCTGTTTCTGGTGTCGCGACCGGAAGGGGAATTGCTGTTCACCAACGATGTTGCGGAAACTTGGTATCCGAATAGCAAAGACAGCATTCTGAAAGAGCTCTTCGAGTACGGAGTGCTTGATTCCGAGTCGATAGAGCTCGAGATCGCTACCACGAACCCCATCATCCCCAACGCCGAATTGAGATCGGTAGCCCTTGACTGGCGAGGTCAGGACTGCTGCATGATCACGCTGCGCAACATTTCGAAACGCAAGCGAGCCGAGGAAGCGTACAAAACAAGCCAACGACGCTTGGAGCTCGCTTTGAAGACCTCCAACATCGGCATGTGGTCCTGGGATCTTCGCAGCAATCAGCTCCAGTTTAGCGAACGCTGGAAGAAGCAGCTCGGATTCGGAAGTCACGAGTTTTCGAATACGCTCGCAGCCTTTCGGGAAGCCTTGCACCCGGAGGATCGCGACCATGTGGTCGGCGAACTGCGTCGAGCTCTGAAGGGCGAGATCAAAGAGTTGGAATTCGAGTATCGCATGATTCACCGCGACGGTTCCTATCGGCATATTCTCTCGCGAGCGGAGGTTTTCCCTGACAGTCAAGGCAGGCTGTCAGCTCTGCTCGGCACCCATATCGACGTGACGGAGCGCGTGGCGAAAGCGGAACAGGCGCAAGCGGATGAGAATCGGAGCGCGACCCGATTGATAGAGGAGCGCATTTCGAAGCGGTTGCGAAGCGTAGCCGGTCGGCTTGAGAAAAGCGCTTCTTGGATTCGCTCCCATTTTCGAAGCGACTCGGAGATATCCAACAGTATTCAGGAAATGGAGCGACTTTCCCGTCGGATGGCTTGCTTGAACGAGGTGCTTGCTTCCGGACTCCCGGAAAGGGGAAATCCCGAGGAGCCACTGGATCTGGGCTTCTGGCTGGAGATCAGGCTCGAGGAGCTTTCCTGTTTGCTGCCTTCCAAGGTGGTGGTGGAAATCGACGCGAGCGAGATTGTCGAGCTGGCGGACTATCGGCAAGGGGTTTTGGACTTGGCCATTTCGGAGGCGCTCTCGAGCATTGGCGAAAAGGTTTCTCCAGAATTCAAGAGCCGATTGCTGATTCGAGTTTTCGAAGAGGAGGCCGAAGATGGAGTGAACCGGTATCCAAATGTTGAATTCGTCTATGCGGGCGAAGAGCTGGATAGCGAGTGCGCCCGCTGCCTATCTGATCTTTCGGGTGTGCTTGTATCCACTTATTCGAACAATGGCTTGTCCATATTGAAGCTACGCTTCGGTGGCGATAGGGCCAAGCAAGCTTCGACGCAGTCGCTCGAAGCGAGTCCCGAACGTATCGAAAGCAGAAAGGTACTGCTGGCGGAGGACGAAGGGGTCTTGCGCATGGCGATCCAAGCCATGCTGGAGTCGTTGGATTTCGAGGTGGTGATCGCTCGAAACGGCGCGGAGGCTTTGGATAAGTTCTTTCAGCATCGCGACGAGTTGTCGGCGGCCTTGGTGGATCGCTACATGCCGGAGATCGACGGATTGGGAGTGCTGAAGTCGATCCGAAGCAGCAGCCCCGATCTGCCAGTGGTCATGATGAGCGGCGACGACCGTGCTTGGGTGTCCGAGGACGGAGAGGAAATCGAAGAGGGAAGCAGCCGTTTCCTATGCAAGCCCTTCGGCACGTCGGCTTTGCGGGCGACGCTTTCCGCCATGCTGTGTCTCGACGACAGCCGCGTCTAGAGGATCGAGGAACTTCGGGCCGATCGCGGAAAAAAGGAAAACGTCCCCGCTCGAAGCGTGAGACGTTTCCTGAAAAACGGGTTTGGAGTGGTCTGGCTAGATCAGCGACAGAGCTGGGGTTTCCAGCAAGGTCTTGAGCGCTTGCAGGTACTCCGCGCCGACCGCTCCGTCCACCACGCGGTGGTCGCAGCTGAGTCCGATGGTCATGATCTGGCCGGCCACGATTTCTCCGGCGTCGTTGACGATCGGCTTATTGACGGTAGCGCCGACCGACAGGATGCCCGCGTCTGGCGTGTTGATGATGCCGTAGAAGCTGCTGATGCCGTACATGCCCAAGTTGGTCACGGTGAAGGTGCTGCCGGTCATTTCGTTTGGCCCGAGCTTCTTGCTGCGCGCCTTGCCGATCAGTTCCTTGGCTTCGATGGCGATTTGCTTGAGGGTCTTGCTTTCCGCGTTGCGGATGACCGGCGTGAGCAGTCCATCTTCGATAGCCACGCCGAACGCGAGATTCACGCTGCCGTTTTGGCGGATGGTATTGCCTTGCCAGGCGCGATTCATGGCGGGCACCCGGCGCAGAGCCTCCGCTGAGGCCTTCAGGATGAAGTCGTTTACAGTGAGCTTGATGCCGCCGCCGTGTTCCGCTGGCACGTTGGCCAGGTCGGCGTTGATCTTGGCTCGCGTGGCTAGGAGGTTGGCCACGTTGACGTCGATCTGCAGGTAGAAGTGAGGGGCGCTGACCTTGGAATCCACCAGGCGCTTGGCGATGACGCCCCGCATGTTGGAAACGGGCAGTTCCGCGTCTTCAGCGATGGCCAGCCCGGGCAGGGTGACCGGGGCGGCGGATTTGGACTTGGAAGCGGAGGAAGCCTTGGACGAATCGCTGGATTTCTTGCCGCCTCCGGAGGCTTTGGCGTCGAGCACGTCCTGCTTGACGATGCGACCGTTGGGGCCGGTGCCGCTGATGGAGGCGAGATCGATGCCTTCCGCGGCCGCGAGCTTTTTGGCCAGAGGGGAAGCTTTGATGCGGCCTTCGGGCGTGGTGGAGTCGGAGCTCTTCTTTGAGGAGGAATCGCTTTCGGATTTCTCTTCCTTGGCCGGGGCTTCGTCCTTCTTTTCCGGCTCATCGTCCTTTTTGTCGGAGGAGTCGGAGGTTTTGGGAGCGGACGGGGCGTCCGGCACCTCGACCTCTTCGCCCTCCTCGCCGATGGCTGCGATCGGGGCGCCGATGGCGACCTGCTCGCCGGCTTTGGCGATTTGCTTGAGGAGAATGCCGTCTTCGAAGGCCTCCAACTCCATGGTCGCCTTGTCGGTTTCGATTTCGGCGATGACATCGCCGGACTCTATGGCGTCGCCTTCGTTTTTGAGCCAGTTGGCGACGGTGCCGACAGTCATGGTGTCGGACAGTTTCGGCATATCGATGAAAGTAGCCATTGTCTGAAAGTTAGAAGTAAGGATTTAGAAGGAAGAGATTACATGATCGCGAGGACCTTATCGACGACGTTGGCCGCTTTCGGCAGCTGTTCCGGCTCGAGCGCTGGGCTGTAGATTGCGGGGGCGTCGATGGTGGAAACGCGCTGCACCGGGGCGTCGAGGTAGTCGAAGGCCTTGTTCTGAATCAGGTAGGCGATCTGGGCGTCGACGCCGCAGAAGGGACGGTTTTCCTCGACCAGCACGGCCCGGTTGGTCTTCTTGACCGACTCGATGATCGTTTCCTCGTCGAGCGGACGGATGGAGCGTAGGTCGACGACTTCGGCGCTGATGTTGTGCTCGCTGGAGAGAATGGTCGCGGCGGTGATGGCTACGCCCACGGATGGGCCGTGGCAGACGATGGTGACGTCGGTGCCCTCACGCTTGATGTCGGCCTTGCCCAGCGGGATGATGTATTCCTCTTCGGGCACTTCGCCTTTGTTGCCGTAGAGCAGGGTGGATTCCATGACGTAGACCGGGTCGTTGTCGCGGATGGCGGACTTCATGAGGCCTTTGGCGTCGTAGGGAGTCGCAGGGCAGACCACCTTCAGGCCTGGCATGTTGGCGATAAGGTTTTCCGGGGTGTGCGAATGGGTGGCGCCTACGTTGGTGCCGCCGTTGGCGGGTCCGCGGATGACGATGGGCACGTTGATCAGGCCGCCGGACATGTAGCGCACGCAGCCGGCGTTGTTGATCATCTGGTCCCACGCCACGTAGGCGAAGCTCCAGAACATCAGCTCCATCACGGGGCGGACGCCCAGCATGGAGGCGCCGATGCCCATGCCGATGAATCCGGCCTCGGAGATGGGCGCGTCCACGATGCGCTTGGGACCGTATCGGTCGAGCAAGCCCTCGGTGACCTTGTAGGCTCCGTTGTACTGGGCCACTTCTTCGCCGATGATGACCACGTTTTCGTCTCGCTCGATTTCCTCGGCGAGAGCGTCTTTGATCGCTTGTCTGTAAGAGATCTCTGGCATGTTAGCTGTCCGTTCTGGTGAAAATTAGTCGTTGAAGAAGAGGCGGCCTTGGGAGGCCCGCTGGTCGGGGTTGTCCGCTTCCCAGTAGACGTCCTCGGTGATGGACTCCACGGATGGGAAATCGCTTTCGTCGGCGAACTTCGCCGCGTCTTCCGCCTCTTTCTTGGCCGCGTTGTCGATTTCCTTCATCTCGTCCTCGCTCATGATCTTCTGGTCGAGCAGGTAGAGGCGATAGACGTTGAGCGGATCGTGGTTCTTGCGGTAGTCGTCGATCTCTTCCTTGGTGCGGTACTTCTTGGCGTTGGCGTCGGCCACGGAATGGCCTTGGTAGCGGTAGGTATGGATCTCCAGCAGAGTCGGCTTGGATTCCTTGTGAGCCCGCTCGATGGCTCGTCCCACGCCGTCGCGGATGGCGAATATGGATTCGCCGTTCACGTGCTCCCACGCCATGTTGTAGCCCTCGGCTCGGGCGGCGAGACCATGCTCGGGGTGCGAGGAGGAGCGTTCCTGGGAAGTTCCCATGGAATAGCCGTTGTTCTCGATGATGAAGATGGCGGGAAGATCCCAGAGAGCGGCCAGGTTGTAGGCTTCGTGCACGGCGCCCTGGTTGATGGCTCCGTCTCCCATGAAGGTCATGCAGGAACCGGTGAGGCCCTTGTACTTGAGGGCGTAGGCGATGCCGGTTCCGAGGGGAACCTGGCCGCCCACGATGCCGTGGCCGCCCCAGTAGTTCTTGTCCGGCGCGAAGTAGTGCATGGAGCCGCCTTTGCCCTTGGAGCAGCCGGTAGCCTTTCCGAGCAGCTCGGCCATGCATTCGTTCATGCCCATGCCCACCGCGAGGCCGTGTCCGTGGTTGCGGTAGGCGGTGATCATGTGGTCGTGTTCGCCCATGAGAGACGCGCAGCCCACCGCGATCGACTCCTGGCCGATGTAGAGGTGGAGGAAGCCTCCGATCTTGCCTTGCTGGTAGACGCGAAGGGATCGC
This genomic window contains:
- a CDS encoding dihydrolipoamide acetyltransferase family protein, which gives rise to MATFIDMPKLSDTMTVGTVANWLKNEGDAIESGDVIAEIETDKATMELEAFEDGILLKQIAKAGEQVAIGAPIAAIGEEGEEVEVPDAPSAPKTSDSSDKKDDEPEKKDEAPAKEEKSESDSSSKKSSDSTTPEGRIKASPLAKKLAAAEGIDLASISGTGPNGRIVKQDVLDAKASGGGKKSSDSSKASSASKSKSAAPVTLPGLAIAEDAELPVSNMRGVIAKRLVDSKVSAPHFYLQIDVNVANLLATRAKINADLANVPAEHGGGIKLTVNDFILKASAEALRRVPAMNRAWQGNTIRQNGSVNLAFGVAIEDGLLTPVIRNAESKTLKQIAIEAKELIGKARSKKLGPNEMTGSTFTVTNLGMYGISSFYGIINTPDAGILSVGATVNKPIVNDAGEIVAGQIMTIGLSCDHRVVDGAVGAEYLQALKTLLETPALSLI
- a CDS encoding AAA family ATPase, yielding MYQSFYGLREMPFNITPDPNFLYLSPTHQEALQHLKYGVAEKKGFIVLTGEVGCGKTTLCRHFINEIDDEKYETALILNPRITETQLLKTILKELGAEGSMSRSRSGLVQQVNDLLLEKIQAGKDILLIIDEAQNLTFELLEQLRLLSNLETDKQKLLQIILMGQPEFKEILAEERLRQLRQRILVHTELKPLNRIQIEQYIHHRIAMAGGQGIPFFTSWAVRWISWKSGGIPRIVNNICDKSLLSSYIRNSEVVTWRDVRAALKEIKTLDFK
- a CDS encoding UDPGP type 1 family protein, which translates into the protein MEIQQLFESHGQNQVFRFWKELSEQERSQLVSQAEEIDLRELDNLVDTLVKRKGETAHLDYSKLQPAPYLPIPEDRSKDAQWQEAKRIGEEALRAGKVAAFTVAGGQGTRLGYDGPKGTFPVTPVKSKSLFQVFAEKIQAARVCYQSSIPWFIMTSDINHQATVSFFEENDYFGLEAGSVSFFRQGRMPAVDFEGKIILDGKGSIAMSPDGHGGALRALDRSGSLDAMQKAGIEAISYFQVDNPLVQPVDPYFIGFHLKTGSTMSSKMLPKAYEKEKLGHFCVLDGTTQIVEYSDMPDELCALRDEDGQLSFRAGSIAIHVISLSFARDLATGGSDLSLPFHRADKKIPFVDEAGEIQKPDTPNGVKFEMFVFDAIPFANNPLIIETTRLNDFSPVKNAEGVDSPESCKADQVALYKSWLEAVGVSVPDDFAHSIEISPLFATDSDSFVMAWSRKPQRLDFSGDIYISG
- the pdhA gene encoding pyruvate dehydrogenase (acetyl-transferring) E1 component subunit alpha; amino-acid sequence: MAKEAKLPINKGLSKEDQLAFYRDMVRIRRFEERSLRVYQQGKIGGFLHLYIGQESIAVGCASLMGEHDHMITAYRNHGHGLAVGMGMNECMAELLGKATGCSKGKGGSMHYFAPDKNYWGGHGIVGGQVPLGTGIAYALKYKGLTGSCMTFMGDGAINQGAVHEAYNLAALWDLPAIFIIENNGYSMGTSQERSSSHPEHGLAARAEGYNMAWEHVNGESIFAIRDGVGRAIERAHKESKPTLLEIHTYRYQGHSVADANAKKYRTKEEIDDYRKNHDPLNVYRLYLLDQKIMSEDEMKEIDNAAKKEAEDAAKFADESDFPSVESITEDVYWEADNPDQRASQGRLFFND
- a CDS encoding septum formation initiator family protein, producing the protein MSTLPMKSTRFVNLLFSIVFLAVAVFASVFLYRDYQHYDNLRTQQTLLEKRLDSLDAEHEEREQQLQMLKGDTEYIESVIRAKLKYAKEDETIFRFEK
- a CDS encoding response regulator; translated protein: MASSPITSLVVESDLHRANQILCSLSESQDPVFHCVHVRSLADAERVFEERAIDLIVSRVFLPGFEDGSALAAYRSRMPGALLIALIEDEEKGAMLDATQQLSDECLFYRDLDKPSLMEAIRLAWERRDLLDELKLRQTNQTSGKATYKALLNCMDEALFLVSRPEGELLFTNDVAETWYPNSKDSILKELFEYGVLDSESIELEIATTNPIIPNAELRSVALDWRGQDCCMITLRNISKRKRAEEAYKTSQRRLELALKTSNIGMWSWDLRSNQLQFSERWKKQLGFGSHEFSNTLAAFREALHPEDRDHVVGELRRALKGEIKELEFEYRMIHRDGSYRHILSRAEVFPDSQGRLSALLGTHIDVTERVAKAEQAQADENRSATRLIEERISKRLRSVAGRLEKSASWIRSHFRSDSEISNSIQEMERLSRRMACLNEVLASGLPERGNPEEPLDLGFWLEIRLEELSCLLPSKVVVEIDASEIVELADYRQGVLDLAISEALSSIGEKVSPEFKSRLLIRVFEEEAEDGVNRYPNVEFVYAGEELDSECARCLSDLSGVLVSTYSNNGLSILKLRFGGDRAKQASTQSLEASPERIESRKVLLAEDEGVLRMAIQAMLESLDFEVVIARNGAEALDKFFQHRDELSAALVDRYMPEIDGLGVLKSIRSSSPDLPVVMMSGDDRAWVSEDGEEIEEGSSRFLCKPFGTSALRATLSAMLCLDDSRV
- a CDS encoding alpha-ketoacid dehydrogenase subunit beta is translated as MPEISYRQAIKDALAEEIERDENVVIIGEEVAQYNGAYKVTEGLLDRYGPKRIVDAPISEAGFIGMGIGASMLGVRPVMELMFWSFAYVAWDQMINNAGCVRYMSGGLINVPIVIRGPANGGTNVGATHSHTPENLIANMPGLKVVCPATPYDAKGLMKSAIRDNDPVYVMESTLLYGNKGEVPEEEYIIPLGKADIKREGTDVTIVCHGPSVGVAITAATILSSEHNISAEVVDLRSIRPLDEETIIESVKKTNRAVLVEENRPFCGVDAQIAYLIQNKAFDYLDAPVQRVSTIDAPAIYSPALEPEQLPKAANVVDKVLAIM